Genomic window (Candidatus Nealsonbacteria bacterium):
ATCTCTCAAAGATTAGATTCTGTTGACCAAGGAAAAGAAGTAGCTCGCGCTTTAGCAGAAGGGTTTTATGAATATGGAGAATCTCTTTTAAAAGAGAAAAAACCAAAAGAAAAGATTATTGCTGATAAAATAGCTGATAACCGCTTATCTCCTGAAGAGATTGAGCAAGTTGATCGTTTTTTTGCTGAAGATCATCTCTATGTTTCACGCCGGGCGCGAGCTGAAAAAGCCAGCCAAGCAGAGCCAGATAAAAAAGTTGATCAATTCTATGAGCAGGAGCGGCGAAAAACTCTGGCTCAGTTTTTCCGCATCTGGGAACAAGAGCTTCTCCGGCAACAAGAAACAAAAGACAGGAAATCATCTTATATTTCGCAAAACCTTAAAGATTGGCAATTCGGCATATCAGTTTATTCTGCATTTTTGCGTAAAATTGAGGAAGCAACAACAAAAAAGACAGGGCAGATAGGGCAGACCGAAGAGCAGATTGAAAAACCAAAAAGAGATTTTCAGGGTGCGATATTTCATAAAGAAGGTCTCCAAAAATTGGTTAGCGAAATGAGAGAACGAATGAAAAAACAAGGATATGGAGGCGGTCCAATCTCACTATTGGAAAAATTAAGAATTGATTTACCTGCCAAAGAAAAAAAACTGGCTGATGTTCTTAATATTTCAGGGCTAAAAACTGAACTTGAAATAATCAGGCAAACAGGAGATTCTATTGCTATTGGGGAAAAAGAGCGGGAAATAATAGACAAAATTCAATTAGCAGTTAGTTCATTTCCCTACAAATTAGAAGCAAGAAATCCTTCAGAAATAGCGGCCAATCAATATATTAACTGCCAGGGCGTCTCTATGCTTGGCGGAGGGTTTCTTTCCGAGGTTGGCATAAAATACTTGGTTAGTAGCGAGCCGCAACACTCTTTTCTTGTTGTTATAACAAGTGATGGAAAAATAGAGTACCGGGATATGATTAGAAGAGATTTTAATAAAAAAATAACCGATAAGATGATAAACAGTAAAACAAAAGATGGCAAGCCGCTTACTGTCGTTGATATCATCAATTATGCCAAGAATCCTGAATCCAAGAGTTTAATATTTAAAATTAAAAATAAAAAAGAAACCGAGCCCCTTACTGTTTTTCCACCCGAGATAGGCCATCAGATACAGCTGTTACACAATACAGGTTTTGCGCTTCATAAGTTAGGACACTACAAAGAAGCAATTGAGACCTTCCAGCAGATAATAGCAATTGATCAGGGTTTTGTCTTCTCTTATTATGGATTAGGCAATGCGTTTTACGCTCTCGGCCGCCACAAAAAAGCGATAGAGTCCTACCGGCAATTTATTACATTGGCTGACAAACAGGGCAAAGAAAGAGACGATTATTGGATAAAAAAAGCGGAAAAAACAATACTTAAATTGCTTAAATTATCATGATTAAAGAAATTATAAAATATCTCTTTATCTCCACCTTGACTTTAATAAATTAAGGTTGAGCATATGATAGCAAGAAAAATAAAATTAAAAAAAAATCAAAAGCAAAGCAATTTACCCATTCTTTTTCTTTTAATATTGTTTTTGTTGATAAGCGGATTTTTAATTTTTTCCAACTGGAGAATAACTCAAAAAAGAGCCCTTTTGACCGAAGAAATCAAAGCCCTTGAAAAAGAGATTAAAGAGATGGAGCAAAAAAACCGGGAATTAAAAATTGGAATTTCCCAAATCGGAACAAAAGACCATTTGGAAAAAATAGCCAGAGAGCAATTTAATTTACAAAAACCAGGAGAAGAATTGGTGGTAATTAAAAGAGAAGAATTTCGAAAAGAAGATGAAGAAAAGGAGAAGAAAAATTTTTGGCAGAATTTTTGGCAGAATTTTTGGCAAAAGATAGGATTTTGAGTTCCATTTAGGCGAGTGTAGTATAGTGGCAATATGCAACCTTCCCAAGGTTGAGACGAGGGTTCAATTCCCTTCACTCGCTCCAGTATCAAACTTTCGTCTTTTTTGCCCGCCTGCGTCAGCGTTTCCGCCGAAGCGAAACGGAAGCGATTGCGGAAACGCTCGCCCGAGCGGAGCGAGGGCAAAT
Coding sequences:
- a CDS encoding tetratricopeptide repeat protein, which gives rise to MERFTKPSQFNKTPESKMRSLIKEKAEQKPFENPAVQSFFNKWFEINSSIKPEIIDRHNWQQRERDKKGILEKTPDGKQTLFIPKDLRLWEMIGLMEVVDRNIFVSKHERQDEEKNQLLALAKTFRNTGIYISQRLDSVDQGKEVARALAEGFYEYGESLLKEKKPKEKIIADKIADNRLSPEEIEQVDRFFAEDHLYVSRRARAEKASQAEPDKKVDQFYEQERRKTLAQFFRIWEQELLRQQETKDRKSSYISQNLKDWQFGISVYSAFLRKIEEATTKKTGQIGQTEEQIEKPKRDFQGAIFHKEGLQKLVSEMRERMKKQGYGGGPISLLEKLRIDLPAKEKKLADVLNISGLKTELEIIRQTGDSIAIGEKEREIIDKIQLAVSSFPYKLEARNPSEIAANQYINCQGVSMLGGGFLSEVGIKYLVSSEPQHSFLVVITSDGKIEYRDMIRRDFNKKITDKMINSKTKDGKPLTVVDIINYAKNPESKSLIFKIKNKKETEPLTVFPPEIGHQIQLLHNTGFALHKLGHYKEAIETFQQIIAIDQGFVFSYYGLGNAFYALGRHKKAIESYRQFITLADKQGKERDDYWIKKAEKTILKLLKLS
- a CDS encoding septum formation initiator family protein, giving the protein MIARKIKLKKNQKQSNLPILFLLILFLLISGFLIFSNWRITQKRALLTEEIKALEKEIKEMEQKNRELKIGISQIGTKDHLEKIAREQFNLQKPGEELVVIKREEFRKEDEEKEKKNFWQNFWQNFWQKIGF